One part of the Enterococcus sp. DIV1094 genome encodes these proteins:
- a CDS encoding helix-turn-helix transcriptional regulator — translation MISSDAIRGYNDAIILSILSKEDSYGYEISKQIREGTDSMYVIKETTLYSAFTRLEKQGLILSYPGEVTHGKKRTYYRISSAGKKLLEEKKDEWQQTKIVVDRFLQGGAT, via the coding sequence GTGATATCAAGTGATGCAATTCGTGGGTATAATGATGCCATCATCTTATCAATTCTTTCCAAAGAAGACTCCTATGGATACGAAATCTCAAAACAGATTCGTGAAGGAACTGATTCAATGTATGTCATCAAGGAAACAACCTTATACTCCGCTTTTACACGCTTAGAAAAGCAAGGACTGATCCTTTCTTATCCTGGCGAAGTCACCCATGGAAAGAAGCGAACCTATTATCGAATCAGTAGTGCTGGGAAGAAATTATTAGAAGAAAAAAAAGACGAGTGGCAGCAAACAAAGATCGTTGTTGACCGTTTTCTACAAGGAGGAGCAACATGA
- a CDS encoding undecaprenyl-diphosphate phosphatase, giving the protein MFFSNIIKAAILGIIEGITEWLPISSTGHLILADEFIKLDASSQFMSMFNVVIQLGAILAVVVLYFHKLNPFAPSKSSIEKKDTWVLWSKVLVACIPAAIIGLLLDDWLDAHFYKFLPVAIALIVYGIGFIIVEKRNKNKTPRWSTLNDLTFQAAILIGAFQVLALIPGTSRSGATILGAILIGASRFVATEFSFFLGIPVMFGASGLKIVKYLADGNSFQMEEVVILLVGTVVSFVVSIFAIKFLINYLKRNDFTVFGWYRIILGVILIGYWFIAM; this is encoded by the coding sequence ATGTTTTTTTCAAATATCATAAAAGCAGCGATTCTAGGAATCATTGAAGGAATCACAGAATGGCTGCCCATCAGTAGTACAGGACATTTGATCTTAGCCGATGAATTCATCAAGCTTGATGCGAGTTCACAATTCATGTCAATGTTCAATGTCGTGATCCAATTAGGCGCGATTTTAGCCGTCGTTGTTTTATATTTCCACAAGTTGAATCCTTTTGCACCGAGTAAATCCTCGATCGAGAAAAAAGATACTTGGGTTTTATGGTCAAAAGTACTCGTTGCTTGTATTCCAGCAGCCATTATTGGTTTATTATTGGACGATTGGTTAGACGCTCATTTTTATAAATTTTTACCAGTAGCGATCGCTTTGATCGTTTACGGTATCGGCTTTATCATTGTTGAAAAACGAAACAAAAACAAAACACCTCGTTGGTCGACTTTGAATGATTTGACTTTTCAAGCAGCGATTTTGATTGGTGCTTTCCAAGTCTTAGCATTGATTCCTGGTACTTCTCGCTCTGGTGCGACGATCCTCGGAGCAATTCTTATCGGGGCTTCTCGCTTTGTCGCAACGGAGTTTTCATTTTTCCTTGGTATTCCAGTGATGTTTGGAGCCAGTGGATTAAAAATCGTGAAATACCTTGCAGATGGGAATAGTTTCCAAATGGAAGAAGTAGTTATTCTGTTAGTTGGTACTGTTGTTTCATTCGTTGTATCGATTTTTGCAATCAAGTTCTTGATCAACTACTTGAAACGTAATGACTTTACTGTTTTTGGATGGTATCGCATCATTTTAGGGGTTATCTTGATCGGTTACTGGTTTATCGCAATGTAA
- a CDS encoding permease prefix domain 1-containing protein — MKTIKDYLDSLFLNVPITPETKKAKEDLLAIMEDQYHGLLEEGKSEHEAIGAVISEFGSIDELLQELELSRSAFDEEIWENEIELDEALSFWDKVRNFSLFLSAGIALCILGLGMMLFLANSLNEMIGLLIMFILIALGVGLIITSSLSYSATKKKLNDRPYSQQVKIEASQQAENYAKSFRVGLVLGIILCILSVTPFFVKIAIGLPTGLSFLLFFASVALGVFFIVYVSIIYTWFTKVAEGTFFISDEDEPGPRASQHMYGDSAESIRLFERLYWPSIFVIYMVWSFLTRSWGYSWLIFVLGGIFEDYFLEKLKRK, encoded by the coding sequence ATGAAAACCATTAAAGATTATTTAGATAGTTTATTTTTGAATGTACCGATCACACCTGAAACGAAAAAAGCCAAAGAAGATCTATTAGCAATCATGGAAGATCAGTATCATGGATTATTAGAAGAAGGCAAATCAGAACATGAAGCAATTGGTGCAGTCATCAGCGAATTTGGCTCGATTGATGAATTATTGCAAGAATTGGAACTTTCACGTTCAGCTTTTGATGAAGAAATCTGGGAAAATGAAATCGAACTCGATGAAGCTCTTTCTTTTTGGGATAAGGTCCGCAACTTTTCTCTATTCCTTTCAGCTGGTATTGCTCTCTGTATTTTAGGTTTAGGTATGATGCTGTTTCTCGCGAATAGCTTGAATGAAATGATTGGACTATTAATCATGTTTATCCTGATTGCTCTTGGTGTTGGTCTAATCATTACTTCAAGTTTGAGTTATTCAGCAACAAAGAAGAAGTTAAATGATCGTCCTTACTCTCAACAAGTAAAAATAGAGGCAAGTCAACAAGCAGAGAATTACGCGAAAAGTTTCCGTGTAGGTTTAGTTTTGGGTATCATTTTATGTATTCTTTCCGTGACACCTTTTTTTGTCAAAATAGCGATAGGTCTACCGACGGGCTTGTCTTTCTTGCTTTTCTTCGCTTCTGTTGCACTAGGCGTATTCTTTATCGTTTATGTCAGCATCATCTATACTTGGTTCACAAAAGTGGCAGAAGGCACTTTCTTTATCTCAGATGAAGATGAGCCAGGACCACGAGCTTCACAACACATGTACGGTGACTCAGCTGAATCGATTCGTTTATTTGAACGCCTATACTGGCCAAGTATTTTCGTCATTTATATGGTTTGGTCCTTCTTGACCCGAAGCTGGGGTTACTCTTGGCTCATCTTTGTGTTAGGTGGCATCTTTGAAGATTATTTCCTTGAAAAATTAAAACGTAAATAA
- a CDS encoding ATP-dependent DNA helicase gives MVKKSKISVRHLVEFILRRGSIDNRKKSNHTALEGAKIHRKLQKEAGEEYQKEVFLQINVPLDPYELIVEGRADGIFKQDGVYYIDEIKTSEPRFEDLEPEQVELFFHQARVYAYIYSQENNLEEINLQLTYYQTTEEVITRRVEHQTKEQLEVFFKKLTEDYQEWLIFQENWRTLRNASLMALKFPYEKYRKGQRELAVAAYKTIRTKQKLFAEAPTGTGKTISTLFPALKAIGENEGERIFYLTAKTITRQVAEDALEALKDVGAETKSVTLTAKDKICFLDETTCNPDQCPYANGYYNRINEGLWDLLNHENQITREIIEKYAKKHTLCPFELSLDVSLWCDVIIGDYNYLFDPTVYLRRFFEEEKNENHLFLIDEAHNLVNRSREMYSAELSYGKARKVYKEIPKEFKKLRRRWNRLLKAFDQIQEIALEEGWNYHHQKAPADSLIKAGFQLGEFIQEWLAEFPEHPVQEQVLGFYFDLLHFLKISDFYDDHYETTVEKSYHDLVVKQFCIDPSSFLEQSLNKGRSSLLFSASFSPLSYYQETLGGKESLAYCLPSPFPVDNQQVLVASYLETTYRKREQSLPRLVETIQRFIEGKTGNYMIFFPSYQYLDQVAELFKETYPERKTLIQGTNMNEEEREEFLAKFMVEPQETLVAFCVLGGIFSEGIDLRGSRLIGSMIVGVGLPQMNHEQELIKSYFDEKENLGFAYAYQLPGMNKVLQAAGRVIRDMDDQGIVVLADQRFSSPNYRKLFPPHWQQAKEVRTVEALSRTIQEFWQDH, from the coding sequence ATGGTGAAAAAATCTAAAATCTCTGTCCGTCATTTAGTCGAGTTCATCTTGCGTCGCGGCAGTATCGATAACCGAAAGAAAAGTAATCATACCGCCTTAGAAGGTGCTAAAATCCATCGCAAGCTCCAAAAAGAAGCAGGAGAAGAGTACCAAAAAGAAGTATTTTTACAAATCAACGTACCACTTGATCCCTATGAATTGATCGTTGAAGGACGAGCAGATGGGATCTTTAAACAAGATGGTGTGTATTACATTGATGAAATCAAAACGTCAGAACCACGGTTTGAAGACTTAGAACCAGAACAAGTCGAGCTATTTTTTCATCAAGCGAGAGTCTACGCCTACATTTACAGTCAGGAAAACAACTTGGAGGAAATCAATCTTCAATTGACGTATTACCAAACAACGGAAGAAGTGATCACACGAAGAGTTGAGCATCAGACGAAAGAGCAACTGGAAGTGTTTTTTAAAAAACTGACTGAGGATTACCAAGAGTGGTTGATTTTTCAGGAAAATTGGCGGACTCTCCGTAATGCCTCATTGATGGCACTGAAGTTTCCTTATGAAAAGTATCGTAAAGGGCAAAGGGAGTTAGCTGTGGCGGCGTATAAAACGATTCGCACAAAACAAAAACTGTTTGCGGAAGCACCAACGGGTACAGGGAAAACGATCTCTACATTATTCCCAGCGTTAAAAGCGATTGGGGAAAATGAAGGAGAACGGATTTTTTATTTAACAGCGAAGACCATTACGAGACAGGTGGCAGAAGATGCGTTAGAAGCGTTGAAGGATGTCGGCGCTGAAACAAAAAGCGTAACATTGACAGCGAAAGATAAGATTTGTTTTTTAGATGAAACGACCTGTAATCCAGATCAATGCCCATATGCAAATGGCTATTATAACCGTATCAATGAAGGATTATGGGATTTATTGAATCATGAGAATCAGATCACTCGTGAAATCATTGAAAAATATGCAAAGAAGCATACTTTATGTCCATTTGAACTTTCTTTAGATGTCAGCTTATGGTGTGATGTGATCATCGGAGATTATAATTATCTTTTTGATCCGACGGTTTATTTAAGACGTTTCTTTGAAGAAGAGAAAAATGAAAATCATCTTTTCTTGATCGATGAAGCCCATAATCTAGTCAATCGTTCCAGGGAAATGTATTCCGCCGAACTATCTTATGGAAAAGCACGCAAAGTCTATAAAGAGATCCCTAAAGAATTTAAAAAACTACGGCGTCGTTGGAACCGTCTTTTAAAAGCTTTTGATCAGATCCAAGAAATTGCCCTTGAAGAAGGCTGGAACTATCATCATCAAAAAGCACCAGCGGATTCCTTGATCAAAGCAGGATTTCAACTCGGTGAATTCATCCAAGAATGGTTGGCTGAATTTCCAGAACATCCAGTACAAGAACAAGTTTTAGGCTTTTATTTCGATTTGCTGCACTTTTTAAAAATCAGTGATTTCTATGATGATCACTATGAAACGACTGTGGAGAAAAGCTATCACGATTTAGTGGTGAAGCAATTTTGTATCGATCCTAGTTCATTCTTAGAGCAATCGCTGAATAAAGGACGTAGTAGCCTCTTATTTTCTGCTAGTTTTTCACCGTTATCCTATTATCAAGAAACATTAGGAGGAAAGGAAAGCCTAGCCTATTGCTTACCAAGTCCTTTTCCAGTTGATAATCAACAAGTACTCGTAGCAAGTTACCTCGAAACGACGTATCGAAAAAGAGAACAAAGTTTGCCACGATTAGTTGAAACGATCCAACGATTCATTGAAGGGAAAACAGGGAATTATATGATCTTCTTTCCCTCGTATCAGTATTTGGATCAAGTCGCAGAACTGTTTAAAGAGACATATCCTGAGAGAAAGACGCTCATTCAAGGAACAAATATGAATGAAGAAGAAAGAGAAGAATTCTTAGCAAAATTCATGGTTGAACCGCAAGAAACATTAGTCGCTTTTTGTGTACTTGGCGGGATTTTTTCTGAAGGGATCGATTTACGAGGATCACGATTGATCGGTAGCATGATCGTTGGAGTCGGATTACCACAAATGAATCACGAACAGGAATTGATCAAATCCTACTTTGATGAAAAAGAAAATCTAGGATTTGCTTACGCCTATCAGTTGCCAGGGATGAACAAAGTATTACAAGCGGCAGGACGTGTGATCCGTGACATGGATGATCAAGGAATCGTCGTTTTAGCAGATCAACGGTTCTCCTCACCGAACTATCGCAAACTCTTCCCACCGCATTGGCAACAAGCGAAAGAAGTTCGAACGGTAGAGGCATTGTCACGCACGATCCAAGAATTTTGGCAAGACCACTAA
- the abc-f gene encoding ribosomal protection-like ABC-F family protein produces the protein MYIQANKISKNYSGVPLFENLSCVINQQDKIGLIGQNGTGKTTLLQILMGTEGVDEGTTSRKKGLSIGYIPQKLENGSIATFDYVYQSFKEIHDLQKQLHYYEEKMCSPTEDLDRIMKVYGDLQQRFETMGGYGLEDRITSILKGLGLDRQLLTPLDQLSGGERIRVELAKVLIQENDVLLLDEPTNHLDLDSVQWLEEYLRLTSCAFLVISHDRAFLDNVVKKILEIEDGQIIEYPGNYSRYMTLKQLRVQELQKNHELQQKEIKRLKLMIRRYRQWGTEGDNEAYLKKAKEIERRLEKMTIIHAPAVPRKKLTKIRQENLSGKEVLIAKNIKKTIGNKCLFSDSSFMVYRGERIALLGKNGSGKSTLLKVVIGETEVEEGSIKTGASISIGYLPQRLSFDRPEQTILHYTKYLISDEQKARQVLANFGFFSGDVAKRIKDLSGGEQVRLYLLKLFQKKINVLILDEPTNHLDIYVREEIEELLASFTGTILAVTHDRYFLRKNFDQILLLENEKIEKLLYEDRSL, from the coding sequence ATGTATATTCAAGCAAATAAGATCAGTAAAAATTATAGTGGGGTCCCACTTTTTGAAAATTTAAGTTGTGTGATCAATCAACAAGATAAAATCGGATTGATTGGACAAAATGGAACCGGAAAAACTACACTTCTTCAAATTCTGATGGGAACTGAAGGGGTAGATGAAGGAACAACTAGTAGAAAAAAAGGACTATCGATCGGCTACATTCCACAAAAACTGGAAAATGGCTCAATCGCTACTTTTGACTATGTCTATCAAAGCTTTAAAGAGATCCATGATTTGCAAAAGCAACTTCATTATTATGAAGAAAAAATGTGTAGCCCAACTGAAGATCTGGACCGTATCATGAAAGTCTATGGTGACTTGCAGCAACGATTTGAGACGATGGGCGGCTATGGCTTAGAAGATCGGATAACTAGTATTCTAAAAGGCTTAGGACTTGATAGACAGCTTTTAACACCACTGGATCAGTTGAGTGGAGGCGAACGTATCCGAGTAGAGTTAGCCAAAGTATTGATACAAGAAAATGATGTTCTTCTATTAGATGAACCAACGAATCATCTTGATCTTGACTCTGTTCAATGGCTGGAAGAATATCTGAGGCTAACAAGTTGTGCCTTTCTCGTGATTTCCCATGATCGGGCTTTTCTCGACAATGTAGTCAAAAAAATATTGGAGATCGAGGACGGTCAGATAATCGAATATCCAGGGAATTATAGTCGTTACATGACGTTGAAACAATTACGAGTACAAGAACTCCAAAAGAATCATGAACTTCAACAAAAAGAAATCAAACGATTGAAGTTAATGATTCGCCGGTATCGTCAATGGGGAACTGAAGGGGACAACGAAGCATACTTAAAAAAAGCGAAAGAAATCGAGCGAAGACTAGAGAAAATGACGATCATCCATGCACCAGCCGTACCGCGTAAAAAGCTAACGAAGATCCGTCAGGAAAATCTTTCTGGTAAGGAAGTGCTGATTGCCAAAAATATCAAGAAAACAATAGGTAACAAATGCTTGTTTTCAGATAGTTCTTTTATGGTCTATCGTGGCGAACGGATCGCACTATTGGGTAAAAATGGCTCTGGTAAATCCACACTTCTAAAAGTAGTGATAGGCGAAACCGAAGTAGAGGAAGGGTCAATTAAAACTGGCGCAAGTATCTCCATTGGTTATTTGCCTCAGCGATTGTCGTTTGACCGCCCTGAACAGACGATATTACATTATACGAAGTACTTGATATCTGATGAGCAGAAAGCGAGACAAGTCTTAGCAAATTTTGGATTCTTTAGTGGGGATGTCGCTAAAAGAATCAAAGATCTTTCCGGAGGAGAACAAGTAAGGCTGTACCTTTTGAAACTGTTCCAGAAAAAAATCAATGTGTTGATCTTAGATGAACCTACAAATCACTTAGATATCTATGTCAGAGAAGAAATCGAAGAATTGCTGGCTTCGTTTACGGGGACAATTTTAGCGGTTACGCATGATCGTTATTTCTTACGAAAGAATTTCGATCAGATATTGTTGTTAGAAAATGAAAAAATCGAAAAGCTGTTGTATGAGGATCGGTCGCTTTAG
- a CDS encoding DUF1310 family protein: MKRKWIKKRQIVLIITGICLLWIGGTMYMDHLKLEEEMIKVVKSEEAKNVLETGLKNLDPNALTAEGVIKSYKIDYENIKSNPMGGISVPLIINGNYKLVISNLLSRNSIDGELGNLKIGSANTTYELGELLKEGVEDSEE, translated from the coding sequence ATGAAGCGAAAATGGATCAAAAAGCGCCAAATCGTATTGATCATCACTGGCATATGCCTATTGTGGATTGGAGGAACGATGTATATGGACCATTTAAAGTTAGAAGAAGAAATGATCAAGGTAGTCAAAAGTGAAGAAGCAAAAAACGTTTTGGAAACAGGATTAAAAAACTTGGATCCTAATGCGTTGACAGCTGAAGGAGTGATTAAAAGTTATAAAATCGATTATGAAAATATTAAGAGCAATCCAATGGGAGGTATTAGTGTACCCCTAATTATCAATGGTAATTATAAACTAGTTATTTCCAACCTACTAAGTCGTAATTCGATAGATGGCGAGCTAGGTAATCTTAAAATTGGTAGCGCAAATACTACCTATGAACTAGGTGAATTGTTGAAAGAAGGAGTGGAAGATAGTGAGGAATAA
- a CDS encoding histidine phosphatase family protein, protein MSETTLYIVRHGKTMFNTIERVQGWCDTPLTKQGQEGIHFLGKGLKDIDFSYAYSSDSGRAIETARIILGEHNKGKEIPYFIDKRIREWCFGSLEGGYDMEMWGVIPRVLNFQTYDEMFTTDVTFEQIANAIYETDTAGWAQPYAELKERVWSGFEDIAHQCEKNNGGNVLVVSHGLTIAFLLSLIDPSQPVRAGLLNGSVTKVTYKNGRFSIESVNDTSYIEQGKQQTRESFM, encoded by the coding sequence ATGAGTGAAACAACCCTATATATCGTCCGTCATGGTAAAACCATGTTCAATACAATTGAACGTGTGCAAGGCTGGTGTGACACCCCATTGACGAAACAAGGTCAAGAAGGTATCCACTTTCTAGGAAAAGGTCTAAAAGACATCGATTTTTCTTATGCCTATTCAAGCGACAGTGGTCGAGCAATCGAAACAGCACGTATCATTTTAGGCGAACATAACAAAGGTAAAGAAATCCCTTATTTTATCGATAAGCGGATTCGCGAGTGGTGCTTTGGTTCTTTAGAAGGTGGCTACGATATGGAAATGTGGGGTGTCATTCCTCGCGTACTAAACTTTCAAACGTACGATGAAATGTTCACCACAGATGTTACTTTTGAACAAATCGCCAATGCCATCTATGAAACGGACACTGCCGGATGGGCACAGCCTTATGCAGAGTTAAAAGAACGTGTCTGGTCAGGTTTTGAGGATATCGCACACCAATGTGAGAAAAACAACGGCGGCAATGTATTGGTTGTTTCTCATGGACTAACGATTGCTTTTCTGCTAAGTCTGATCGATCCTAGTCAACCGGTACGCGCAGGTTTGTTGAATGGAAGTGTCACAAAAGTAACCTATAAAAATGGTCGTTTTTCAATTGAAAGTGTCAATGACACAAGCTATATCGAGCAAGGAAAGCAACAAACAAGAGAATCATTTATGTAG
- a CDS encoding YajQ family cyclic di-GMP-binding protein, with protein MAKDASFDIISEVSVEEVKNAIQQTTKELTNRFDFKDSTVEIKLENTNKLVVLSDDEFKIEQIKDVLFGKLNKRNVPIKNIHFSETEHALGGKARQSADLVNGIDRDNGKKITTAIKNEKLKVKTQIQEDQIRVTGKSRDDLQAVIALLRKLDLPIELQFTNYR; from the coding sequence ATGGCAAAAGATGCAAGCTTTGATATCATTTCAGAAGTATCTGTCGAAGAAGTAAAAAATGCAATCCAACAAACAACTAAAGAATTGACTAATCGCTTTGATTTCAAAGATTCAACAGTTGAGATCAAGTTAGAGAATACAAATAAACTGGTCGTACTAAGTGACGATGAATTTAAAATCGAGCAAATCAAAGATGTTTTGTTTGGAAAATTGAATAAACGCAATGTACCGATCAAAAATATCCACTTTTCTGAAACGGAACATGCTTTAGGTGGGAAAGCACGTCAATCCGCTGATCTAGTCAATGGGATCGACCGAGATAACGGTAAAAAGATCACCACAGCGATCAAAAATGAAAAACTGAAAGTAAAAACACAGATCCAAGAAGATCAAATCCGCGTGACTGGTAAAAGTCGTGACGACCTACAAGCAGTGATCGCACTTTTAAGAAAATTAGACTTGCCGATCGAATTGCAATTTACAAACTACCGTTAG
- a CDS encoding MBL fold metallo-hydrolase: protein MHVLQLKTGTIEENCYLVYNDEALLIVDPGADAEMIQEQIEKTQQQPVAILLTHTHYDHIGAVEALRKTYDIPVYVSPLEQEWLGDPILNLSGLGRHDDMENIIVSPAEYEFEMKQYHLGNMSFEVVPTPGHSAGSVSFIFDDFVISGDALFKGSIGRTDLYTGNLEQLLYSITTQLFVLPNEFVVYPGHGEPTTIEHEKKTNPFFNA, encoded by the coding sequence ATGCATGTTTTACAATTAAAAACCGGAACAATCGAGGAAAACTGTTACCTTGTCTACAATGATGAAGCGCTTTTGATCGTCGATCCAGGCGCAGATGCTGAGATGATCCAAGAACAAATCGAAAAAACGCAGCAGCAACCAGTCGCTATCTTGTTGACGCATACACATTACGACCATATTGGCGCTGTCGAAGCATTAAGAAAAACATATGATATCCCTGTTTATGTCAGTCCATTAGAACAAGAATGGCTTGGCGACCCGATCTTGAATCTTTCAGGACTTGGACGACATGATGATATGGAAAATATCATTGTTTCTCCAGCAGAATATGAATTTGAAATGAAACAGTATCATCTTGGCAATATGTCCTTTGAAGTCGTACCAACTCCAGGACATTCTGCGGGTAGTGTCAGCTTTATTTTTGATGATTTTGTTATCTCTGGTGATGCCCTTTTCAAAGGAAGTATTGGCCGCACAGATCTTTATACAGGCAATTTAGAGCAGTTACTTTATAGTATTACCACACAGCTTTTTGTTTTACCGAACGAATTTGTGGTCTACCCTGGCCATGGAGAGCCAACAACCATTGAACACGAGAAAAAAACTAATCCATTTTTTAATGCTTAA
- a CDS encoding DUF441 domain-containing protein: MESWLFLGLIMLVAVLAKNQSLMLATGFILLVKFIPASKDFLTWLQGKGINIGVTIITAAILVPIATGDIGLKDLLDAFKSPMGWVAIFCGGLVAVLSSKGVGLIATDPQITVALVFGTILGVVFLKGIAAGPVIASGIAYCILQLFSFNK, translated from the coding sequence ATGGAAAGTTGGTTATTTCTTGGGTTGATCATGCTAGTTGCCGTCCTTGCTAAAAATCAGAGTTTGATGTTAGCGACTGGTTTTATTTTACTTGTTAAGTTTATTCCTGCATCTAAAGATTTTTTGACATGGCTTCAAGGCAAAGGGATCAATATTGGTGTGACGATCATTACTGCCGCCATCTTAGTGCCTATTGCTACTGGTGATATTGGTTTAAAAGATTTACTTGATGCCTTTAAATCACCCATGGGTTGGGTAGCGATCTTTTGTGGTGGATTAGTGGCTGTACTTTCGTCTAAGGGCGTTGGCTTGATTGCTACAGATCCACAGATCACCGTGGCTTTAGTCTTCGGTACGATCTTAGGTGTCGTTTTCTTAAAAGGGATTGCAGCTGGTCCTGTCATTGCCTCAGGGATTGCTTATTGCATTCTACAGTTATTTTCTTTTAATAAATAA
- a CDS encoding DUF1310 family protein, whose protein sequence is MKRKPIKKRQIVLIIAGICLLWIGGTMYMNHLKLEEEMIKIVESEEAKIVFEAGLKNIEPKALTSEGVIKSYKIDYESIKRNPMGGISVQLIINDNDELLAYNILNRYMINGQLGELENGGGGWSNALDKLLKEGMDDSEEY, encoded by the coding sequence ATGAAGCGAAAACCGATCAAAAAGCGCCAAATCGTATTGATCATCGCTGGCATATGCCTATTATGGATAGGAGGAACGATGTACATGAACCATTTAAAGTTAGAAGAAGAAATGATTAAGATAGTCGAAAGTGAAGAAGCAAAAATCGTTTTTGAAGCAGGGCTGAAAAATATAGAACCAAAGGCGCTGACATCTGAAGGCGTCATAAAAAGTTATAAAATTGATTATGAAAGTATTAAGAGGAATCCGATGGGCGGTATAAGCGTGCAACTGATTATCAATGATAATGATGAACTACTTGCTTATAATATTTTAAACCGCTATATGATAAACGGGCAACTTGGTGAACTAGAAAATGGTGGTGGAGGTTGGTCTAATGCACTTGATAAATTATTAAAAGAAGGGATGGATGACAGTGAAGAATACTGA
- the holA gene encoding DNA polymerase III subunit delta, whose protein sequence is MVRDVSIQAELQKIRKEKLAPCYLVLGTEKFLQDQVRTEILKKIQISGEDDLNFLRFDMNQATIDDVIAEAETLPFFGDQRVVFVENPYFLTGEKSNNSVEQNTDLLVDYLKEPLESTVLVFFASYEKLDERKKVTKQLKKTAITINVQQLNEKEVRQYLLNTLENTPITLDRKAIDLFLRLTDLDLSKMMAELDKLLLYGQNQSEITAREIEQLVPKTLEHNIFDMTQYMLSGNTEHTLRLFEDLVTQGEEIIKINAILLSQLRLYLQTKLLVKIGYQQANIAETLKIHPYRVKLAMQEVRKFDEQTLVQLFDQLVEMDYQVKTGQIEKKLSFQLFVFQAAERLKNR, encoded by the coding sequence GTGGTGAGAGATGTGAGTATACAAGCTGAACTACAAAAAATCCGTAAAGAAAAACTCGCACCTTGTTATCTCGTTTTAGGAACAGAGAAATTTTTACAAGATCAAGTGCGCACAGAAATCCTCAAGAAAATACAAATATCTGGAGAAGATGACCTTAATTTTCTACGATTTGATATGAATCAAGCAACGATCGACGACGTGATCGCAGAAGCAGAAACGTTACCGTTTTTTGGTGATCAACGAGTGGTCTTTGTTGAAAATCCCTATTTTTTGACGGGTGAAAAAAGCAATAATAGTGTTGAACAAAATACGGATCTTTTAGTAGATTATCTAAAAGAACCACTTGAATCAACAGTACTCGTATTTTTTGCATCGTACGAAAAATTGGATGAACGCAAGAAAGTCACCAAGCAATTAAAGAAAACAGCTATAACGATCAACGTACAACAGTTGAATGAAAAAGAAGTGCGACAGTATTTATTGAATACCTTAGAAAATACGCCAATCACTTTAGATCGTAAGGCAATCGATCTCTTTTTGCGATTGACAGACTTGGATTTATCAAAAATGATGGCAGAATTAGATAAATTGCTCTTATATGGTCAAAATCAATCAGAAATCACTGCACGGGAGATCGAGCAATTAGTACCCAAGACATTGGAACACAATATTTTTGACATGACACAATACATGCTTTCTGGTAATACAGAGCATACGTTACGATTATTCGAAGATTTAGTGACGCAAGGGGAAGAGATCATCAAGATCAACGCGATTTTGCTTTCTCAACTGCGCTTATATCTCCAAACAAAATTACTAGTGAAAATCGGCTATCAACAAGCGAATATCGCTGAAACCTTGAAGATTCATCCATATCGCGTCAAACTAGCGATGCAAGAAGTCAGGAAGTTCGATGAACAAACATTAGTCCAATTGTTCGACCAACTCGTTGAAATGGATTATCAGGTGAAAACCGGGCAGATCGAAAAAAAATTGAGCTTTCAACTATTTGTGTTCCAAGCGGCTGAAAGACTTAAAAATAGATAG
- the rpsT gene encoding 30S ribosomal protein S20 yields MPNIESAIKRVRTSENANVKNSSQTSAMRTAIKKFEDAVASGADNVDALYKDATKAIDMAETKGLIHKNKANRDKSRLSKKIAK; encoded by the coding sequence ATGCCAAACATTGAATCTGCAATCAAACGTGTTCGCACAAGCGAAAACGCGAATGTAAAAAATTCATCTCAAACTAGTGCTATGCGTACTGCAATCAAAAAATTTGAGGATGCTGTAGCTTCAGGTGCTGACAACGTAGATGCGTTATACAAAGACGCTACTAAAGCGATCGATATGGCTGAAACTAAAGGTCTTATCCACAAAAACAAAGCAAACCGCGACAAATCTCGTTTAAGCAAAAAAATCGCTAAATAA